GCCGTCAGGTACTCAAGGACTGCGGTCAGGAACACAGGTGTTGCTGAGCTCAGGCGGTGGGCGCCCTGACCCTCTCGCAGGAGGCGGTCCACGCGGCTCACAGGGAACTGCAGCTCGGCCCTGGTGGAACGGGAGAGGGAGTGTCTCTTACTGCTATGGCAGTTCTGGAGGTGTCTTCTCCGAGACATGGTGTCGGCTGGATGCTGCCTCT
This Budorcas taxicolor isolate Tak-1 chromosome X, Takin1.1, whole genome shotgun sequence DNA region includes the following protein-coding sequences:
- the LOC128070536 gene encoding histone H2A-Bbd type 1 yields the protein MSRRRHLQNCHSSKRHSLSRSTRAELQFPVSRVDRLLREGQGAHRLSSATPVFLTAVLEYLTANILDLAGQEAGANHRVRISPEHVQRALINNENLRCLFQPSAFSKPTASPPAPERK